The Streptomyces tendae genome has a window encoding:
- a CDS encoding MOSC and FAD-binding oxidoreductase domain-containing protein translates to MARLLSVNVGLPRDVPWRGEAVHTGVYKSPVSGRRRVRRLNIDGDGQGDLRGHGGEMRAVLVYQADSYRHWAAHFGRDDLVHGNFGENFTVEGLPDDEVCVGDRYRIGTAVFEVTQPRVTCYRVGLRMGEPRLPALLVSHGRPGFYLRVIDEGEVEAGQEIVKVADGPERMTVAEIDALLYRPPHPADRLERALRVNALSPGWQASFRALLDQARGDGARPAGNAGLSPASLTPPAWDGFRPLRVQRVVDETPSIRSLWLTDPDGTPLPAARPGQYLTLRAGEAPGTVRSYSLSGRPGAPGYRISVKREEHGRASTWLHTGVRAGDDLQAAAPRGAFVLQDLREDTLPVVFVSAGVGVTPLLAMLHSLADDAEAPRHPVWWLHATRNEHTHAFAGEVRRLLARLPGARLRVFYSRPEPAACLTAGTTAGRLTADTVARLGLPGDAQAYVCGPEPFMRDVTAALRHQGTRHIHTEIFGAGPGSTPGIADTKRPSPHSLPSSGPGPRVEFARSQVSATWNGDHDSLLELAEACDVPTRWSCRTGVCRTCETALMSGAVDYTTEPVEQPPPSSALICCSRPARDVILDL, encoded by the coding sequence ATGGCGCGGCTGCTGTCGGTGAACGTCGGTCTGCCCCGGGACGTGCCCTGGCGGGGTGAGGCGGTGCACACCGGTGTCTACAAGAGCCCGGTCTCCGGCCGCCGGCGGGTCCGGCGCCTCAACATCGACGGCGACGGGCAGGGCGACCTGCGCGGCCACGGCGGCGAGATGCGGGCCGTGCTGGTCTACCAGGCCGACTCCTACCGGCACTGGGCCGCGCACTTCGGCCGCGACGACCTCGTCCACGGCAACTTCGGCGAGAACTTCACCGTCGAAGGACTCCCCGACGACGAGGTGTGCGTGGGGGACCGCTACCGGATCGGGACGGCGGTCTTCGAGGTCACCCAGCCGAGGGTGACCTGCTACCGCGTGGGGCTGCGCATGGGGGAGCCCCGCCTGCCCGCGCTGCTGGTCTCGCACGGGCGACCCGGCTTCTACCTGCGCGTGATCGACGAAGGTGAGGTGGAGGCGGGCCAGGAGATCGTCAAGGTCGCCGACGGGCCGGAACGCATGACCGTCGCGGAGATCGACGCCCTGCTCTACCGGCCGCCCCACCCCGCCGACCGCCTCGAACGAGCCCTGCGGGTGAACGCCCTCAGCCCCGGCTGGCAGGCGTCGTTCCGTGCCCTCCTGGACCAGGCGCGCGGCGACGGCGCCCGGCCGGCCGGCAACGCGGGACTCAGCCCGGCATCACTCACCCCGCCCGCGTGGGACGGCTTCCGGCCGCTCCGCGTCCAGCGCGTCGTCGACGAGACGCCGTCCATCCGTTCGCTCTGGCTCACCGATCCCGACGGGACGCCGCTGCCCGCCGCCCGACCGGGCCAGTACCTCACGCTGCGGGCCGGAGAGGCACCGGGGACGGTGCGTTCCTATTCCCTGTCCGGGCGGCCCGGCGCCCCCGGCTACCGGATCAGCGTGAAGCGCGAGGAACACGGGCGGGCCAGCACCTGGCTGCACACCGGCGTCCGGGCCGGCGACGACCTCCAGGCAGCGGCGCCCCGCGGCGCCTTCGTCCTCCAGGACCTCCGGGAGGACACCCTCCCCGTGGTGTTCGTCTCCGCCGGGGTGGGCGTCACGCCGCTCCTCGCCATGCTGCACTCCCTCGCCGACGACGCCGAGGCGCCGCGGCACCCGGTCTGGTGGCTCCACGCGACGCGGAACGAGCACACCCACGCCTTCGCCGGCGAGGTCCGCCGGCTGCTGGCTCGGCTGCCCGGCGCCCGGCTCCGCGTGTTCTACAGCAGGCCCGAGCCGGCCGCCTGCCTCACCGCCGGGACGACGGCCGGCCGGCTGACCGCCGACACCGTCGCGCGTCTCGGCCTCCCCGGCGACGCGCAGGCCTACGTGTGCGGACCGGAGCCCTTCATGCGGGACGTCACGGCAGCCCTCCGGCACCAGGGCACGCGCCACATCCACACGGAGATCTTCGGGGCGGGTCCCGGTTCCACGCCCGGGATCGCGGACACGAAGCGTCCGAGCCCGCACTCCCTGCCGTCCTCGGGCCCGGGCCCCCGGGTCGAGTTCGCCCGCAGCCAGGTGAGCGCGACGTGGAACGGCGACCACGACAGCTTGCTGGAACTCGCCGAGGCCTGCGACGTGCCGACCAGGTGGTCCTGCCGCACGGGAGTGTGCCGCACCTGCGAAACGGCGCTGATGTCCGGCGCGGTCGACTACACCACGGAACCGGTGGAGCAGCCCCCGCCCAGCTCGGCCCTCATCTGCTGCTCACGGCCCGCGCGGGACGTCATCCTCGACCTCTGA
- a CDS encoding SDR family NAD(P)-dependent oxidoreductase, which translates to MKVAVVTGASSGIGRSAAAHIAGRGSGVVLTYSANEQGAKEAVREIEQAGGTAVALRLDVADTAGFPAFRDAVADVLRETFRRDSFDQLVNNAGFAGMAMIEETTEQAFDRLTDGLFKGPFFLTQTLLPLLADGGAVVNVTSNSALPHVTAPGYSVYASLKGAVVVLTRYMAKEFSSRGIRVNSVAPGATRTRFADDAFARHPEIVDEMAKSFALGRIGEPDDIGGVVAMLVSEDGRWITGQNIEVSGGHNL; encoded by the coding sequence ATGAAGGTAGCCGTCGTCACCGGCGCCAGTTCCGGAATCGGCCGGAGCGCGGCCGCTCACATCGCCGGTCGCGGGTCCGGCGTCGTCCTGACCTACAGCGCCAACGAGCAGGGCGCCAAGGAGGCCGTCCGGGAGATCGAGCAGGCGGGCGGCACAGCGGTGGCGCTGCGCCTGGACGTCGCCGACACGGCAGGCTTTCCCGCGTTCCGGGACGCCGTGGCCGACGTCCTGCGGGAGACGTTCCGGCGGGACTCGTTCGACCAGTTGGTCAACAACGCGGGCTTCGCGGGCATGGCGATGATCGAGGAGACCACGGAGCAGGCGTTCGACCGGCTCACCGACGGCCTGTTCAAGGGCCCGTTCTTCCTCACCCAGACCCTGCTGCCGCTGCTGGCCGACGGCGGTGCCGTCGTCAACGTGACCAGCAACTCCGCCCTCCCCCACGTGACCGCGCCGGGCTACTCGGTCTACGCGTCCCTCAAGGGCGCCGTGGTGGTCCTCACCCGGTACATGGCCAAGGAGTTCAGCTCACGCGGCATCCGCGTCAACTCCGTCGCCCCCGGCGCCACCCGCACCCGTTTCGCCGACGACGCCTTCGCCCGGCACCCGGAGATCGTCGACGAGATGGCGAAGTCGTTCGCGCTCGGGCGCATCGGCGAGCCCGACGACATCGGCGGGGTCGTCGCGATGCTGGTCTCGGAGGACGGGCGCTGGATCACCGGGCAGAACATCGAGGTCTCCGGCGGTCACAACCTCTGA
- a CDS encoding DinB family protein, producing the protein MTSDSRPRPPTSGSEREMLRAYLDHHRATLAMKCEGLTDEELRQRSMPPSTLSLLGLVRHMAEVERAWFRRVFQDNDAPMVWSDTIDFQAAYDADASTREEAFTAWEAEVENSRRVEREAPSLEETGHQPRWGEDVSLRMVMLHVLLEYGRHNGHADFLREGVDGTVGA; encoded by the coding sequence GTGACGAGCGACAGCCGCCCGAGACCGCCCACTTCCGGAAGCGAACGCGAGATGCTGCGCGCCTACCTCGACCACCATCGGGCCACCCTCGCCATGAAGTGCGAGGGACTCACCGACGAGGAGCTGCGGCAGCGGTCGATGCCGCCGTCCACGTTGTCGCTGCTCGGTCTCGTGCGGCACATGGCGGAGGTGGAGCGGGCGTGGTTCCGCCGGGTCTTCCAGGACAACGACGCGCCCATGGTCTGGTCGGACACGATCGACTTCCAGGCCGCCTACGACGCCGACGCCTCGACCCGGGAGGAGGCGTTCACGGCGTGGGAGGCGGAGGTGGAGAACTCCCGCCGCGTGGAGCGGGAGGCGCCCTCCCTGGAAGAGACCGGACATCAGCCGCGGTGGGGCGAGGACGTGTCGCTGCGCATGGTGATGCTGCACGTCCTGCTGGAGTACGGCCGCCACAACGGTCACGCCGACTTCCTGCGCGAGGGGGTCGACGGGACCGTGGGCGCGTGA
- a CDS encoding amino acid permease, whose product MREAGGVPTRLFSAIALVAVANGALLTGIMSSRLAYGMAKDGLLPGALTKVLPGRRTPWAAIAVTTVLAMLLALTGSVATLASPGPAAAHRLPHGQHRGAGAAP is encoded by the coding sequence GTGCGGGAGGCGGGCGGCGTACCGACCCGCCTGTTCAGCGCGATCGCGCTCGTCGCCGTCGCCAACGGCGCGCTGCTCACCGGCATCATGTCCTCCCGCCTGGCCTACGGCATGGCGAAGGACGGGCTGCTGCCCGGCGCGCTGACCAAGGTGCTGCCGGGCCGCCGCACGCCGTGGGCCGCCATCGCGGTCACCACCGTCCTGGCGATGCTCCTCGCCCTCACCGGCAGCGTCGCCACCCTCGCGTCCCCTGGTCCTGCTGCTGCTCATCGTCTTCCTCATGGTCAACACCGCGGTGCTGGTGCTGCGCCGTGA
- a CDS encoding amino acid permease yields the protein MPLVVALLLAMLTAASYAELATKYPRAGGLHYATRAFGPFAGFVAGFCMLAAGIVSVAALARGFGGDYLSAFVTLPVALVAVVFLGLLALVNARGIKESTRANVVATVVEVGGLVVIVGLGAWAAARRRATRAGSPARRRRRARRPPC from the coding sequence GTGCCGTTGGTCGTCGCGCTGCTGCTCGCGATGCTCACCGCCGCCTCCTACGCCGAGCTGGCGACGAAGTATCCCCGGGCGGGCGGCCTCCATTACGCGACCCGCGCCTTCGGGCCGTTCGCCGGTTTCGTCGCGGGGTTCTGCATGCTGGCCGCCGGGATCGTCTCCGTGGCGGCCCTCGCGCGCGGCTTCGGCGGCGACTACCTGTCGGCCTTCGTGACCCTGCCCGTGGCGCTCGTCGCCGTCGTCTTCCTGGGCCTGCTCGCGCTGGTCAACGCGCGCGGCATCAAGGAGTCGACCCGCGCCAACGTCGTCGCCACCGTCGTCGAGGTGGGCGGACTGGTCGTCATCGTCGGCCTCGGCGCATGGGCTGCTGCGCGGCGACGGGCGACCCGGGCCGGCTCACCAGCTCGGCGCCGGAGAAGGGCGCGGCGGCCGCCGTGCTGA
- a CDS encoding ATP-binding protein produces MDGLVDATLLLVSELVTNALRHGDGPGPVGLRLLRDKVLTVEVADGGSTLTPHPRRARTTDEGGRGLFLVAKLSRRWGSRPAPDGKVVWAELDYPRSAARTGPVTAAPRDVPAEVASAPRRLRRPDTVLPGLTDGRPRTSGVTRPIPAPAGRRACNRRHGGYVASWQDESVTRQGRARTHRERHRSRRPSNAR; encoded by the coding sequence CTGGACGGCCTCGTCGACGCCACGCTACTGCTCGTCAGCGAACTGGTCACCAACGCCCTCCGCCACGGCGACGGGCCGGGGCCGGTCGGTTTGCGGCTCCTGCGCGACAAGGTGCTGACCGTCGAGGTCGCCGACGGCGGCAGCACGCTCACCCCGCACCCGCGCCGCGCGCGCACCACGGACGAGGGGGGCCGTGGCCTGTTCCTCGTCGCCAAGCTGTCCCGCAGGTGGGGGTCGCGGCCGGCTCCGGACGGCAAGGTCGTCTGGGCCGAACTGGACTACCCCCGCTCCGCTGCCCGGACGGGACCGGTGACGGCCGCTCCCCGCGACGTACCCGCCGAGGTTGCCTCGGCCCCGCGCCGCTTGAGGCGGCCTGACACGGTCCTGCCCGGCCTGACGGACGGCCGGCCGCGGACGAGCGGTGTGACGCGGCCCATCCCCGCCCCGGCGGGTCGACGGGCGTGCAATCGCCGGCACGGGGGATACGTGGCGTCATGGCAAGACGAGTCGGTGACCAGGCAGGGACGCGCACGCACACACAGGGAACGGCACAGGAGCCGACGGCCCTCAAACGCGCGCTGA
- a CDS encoding SpoIIE family protein phosphatase: protein MVTLDKPMSSADISDTALALLDDDGTVIGWTREARRLTGLAPGDAVGRAAGLVFPGLASGRETPGDADACGSGDSGPGRAEARHLDGRLLDVTLRVSPVRGLRGAGSRLVSLAGTAALPDGPRGAAVGPARLAGDPVGVVVRDTELRCLWANDTVEDHDGIPVGRRLGRRVSDVRPGPEADVLEAVMRQALHSNTTKVHEYRTWLPTGSGREHTFAVSFQCLQGADGRALGVCVLSTDVLRHRRTRERLAVLGRIGARLGSTLDVMQTGQELADVAVPLLADYVAVDLEQSLSFGQGPPVRVGATGRNLPGLRRAGLASIHRGVPESPWMRGELVHVPPVSPLAGVLRGGRPQLEQVRDSASSPWVDEVPALARRVREHGMHSIMAVPIRARRALLGVALFVRTRQSEPFDETDLLLAEELVGRAAQSLDNARRYTRKHNAALALQRTLLPRRPTGGTAVDVASRYLPADVDHSVGGDWFDVIPLSGARVALVVGDVVGHGLHAAATMGRLRTAVRTLAGLELPPDELLAHLDDTVQRLGEEDCDLPEQVPAVAGATCLYAVYDPATLRCTLASAGHPPPAVVDPQGHVDYLDLPTGTPLGVGLGDPFEAVEVDLPEGSVLALYTDGLIETRAHDLDAGMDRLAGSLARPGRSLEDLCDAATRPLAERDPCDDVTLLLARTRALGPCREATWTLDGDPRAVRTARGLAARQLGSGVWTASSTPRYCSSANWSPTPSATATGRGRSVCGSCATRC from the coding sequence ATGGTGACTCTCGACAAGCCGATGAGCAGTGCCGACATCTCCGACACCGCGCTGGCCCTGCTCGACGACGACGGGACGGTGATCGGATGGACCCGGGAGGCCCGCCGGCTCACCGGACTCGCCCCGGGTGACGCCGTCGGCCGGGCCGCCGGCCTGGTCTTTCCCGGCCTCGCGAGCGGGCGGGAGACGCCCGGCGACGCGGACGCGTGCGGGTCGGGCGACAGCGGGCCGGGGAGGGCGGAAGCGCGCCACCTCGACGGCCGTCTCCTCGACGTCACCCTGCGTGTCTCCCCGGTGCGCGGGCTGCGGGGAGCGGGGAGCCGGCTGGTGTCCCTGGCCGGCACCGCCGCGCTGCCCGACGGCCCGAGGGGTGCGGCCGTGGGGCCGGCCCGTCTCGCCGGAGACCCCGTCGGCGTCGTCGTCCGGGACACGGAACTCCGCTGCCTCTGGGCGAACGACACGGTGGAGGACCACGACGGCATCCCGGTCGGCCGGCGGCTCGGGCGGCGGGTGAGCGACGTGCGGCCGGGGCCCGAGGCCGACGTGCTCGAAGCCGTGATGCGGCAGGCGCTGCACAGCAACACGACCAAGGTCCACGAGTACCGCACCTGGCTGCCGACGGGCTCCGGCAGGGAACACACCTTCGCCGTGTCGTTCCAGTGCCTGCAGGGCGCCGACGGGCGGGCGCTCGGCGTGTGCGTCCTCAGCACGGACGTCCTACGGCACCGGCGGACGCGGGAGCGCCTCGCCGTTCTCGGGCGGATCGGCGCGCGGCTGGGCAGCACCCTCGACGTGATGCAGACCGGCCAGGAACTCGCCGACGTCGCCGTGCCGTTGCTCGCCGACTACGTGGCCGTGGACCTGGAGCAGTCGCTGTCCTTCGGCCAGGGGCCGCCGGTCCGCGTCGGCGCGACCGGCCGCAACCTCCCCGGCCTGCGCCGCGCGGGCCTCGCCTCGATCCACCGGGGTGTGCCCGAGTCACCGTGGATGCGCGGCGAGCTGGTGCACGTACCGCCGGTCTCACCGCTGGCCGGGGTGCTGCGCGGTGGGCGCCCGCAGCTCGAACAGGTCCGCGACAGCGCGTCGAGCCCGTGGGTCGACGAGGTGCCCGCGCTGGCGCGCAGGGTCCGCGAGCACGGCATGCACTCGATCATGGCCGTGCCCATCCGGGCCCGGCGCGCCCTGCTGGGCGTGGCCCTGTTCGTACGCACGCGCCAGTCCGAGCCGTTCGACGAGACCGACCTGCTGCTGGCCGAGGAACTCGTCGGCCGCGCGGCGCAGTCCCTGGACAACGCCCGCCGGTACACGCGCAAGCACAACGCCGCCCTCGCCCTGCAGCGCACCCTGCTCCCCAGGCGCCCGACCGGCGGCACGGCCGTCGACGTGGCGTCGCGCTACCTGCCCGCGGACGTGGACCACTCCGTCGGCGGCGACTGGTTCGACGTGATCCCGCTGTCCGGTGCGCGGGTGGCGCTCGTCGTCGGCGACGTGGTCGGGCACGGCCTGCACGCCGCCGCCACCATGGGCCGCCTCCGCACCGCCGTCCGCACCCTCGCCGGCCTGGAACTGCCCCCCGACGAGCTGCTGGCCCACCTCGACGACACGGTGCAGCGGCTGGGCGAGGAGGACTGCGACCTGCCGGAACAGGTCCCCGCGGTGGCCGGCGCCACCTGCCTGTACGCCGTCTACGACCCCGCCACCCTGCGGTGCACCCTCGCCTCCGCCGGACACCCCCCGCCCGCGGTCGTCGACCCCCAGGGGCACGTCGACTACCTCGACCTCCCCACCGGAACACCCCTCGGCGTCGGCCTCGGCGACCCCTTCGAGGCCGTCGAGGTGGACCTGCCCGAGGGCAGCGTCCTCGCCCTGTACACCGACGGCCTGATCGAGACCCGCGCGCACGACCTCGACGCGGGCATGGACCGGCTGGCCGGCTCCCTCGCCCGGCCCGGCCGCTCCCTGGAGGACCTGTGCGACGCGGCGACCCGGCCCCTGGCGGAACGCGACCCCTGCGACGACGTCACCCTTCTCCTCGCCCGTACGCGCGCCCTCGGTCCATGCCGGGAGGCCACCTGGACCCTGGACGGCGACCCGCGGGCCGTCCGTACCGCCCGGGGCCTCGCGGCACGGCAGCTGGGGAGTGGGGTCTGGACGGCCTCGTCGACGCCACGCTACTGCTCGTCAGCGAACTGGTCACCAACGCCCTCCGCCACGGCGACGGGCCGGGGCCGGTCGGTTTGCGGCTCCTGCGCGACAAGGTGCTGA
- a CDS encoding hemerythrin domain-containing protein has product MPETSDVVELILRDHRRMEDLFRLMRSVEDDRGAALREFSDLLIAHALAEESKVYPALKRYKNIDDDEVEHGEDEHDEGNQALLELLQVEEIGSDEWDEKLEELVEAVTHHADEEERTILNGARENVPMERREELGAAFREERERLLKSGCGSVDNVRKIVES; this is encoded by the coding sequence ATGCCCGAGACATCGGACGTCGTCGAGCTGATCCTTCGAGACCACCGGCGCATGGAGGACCTGTTCCGCCTGATGCGCAGCGTCGAGGACGACCGGGGCGCCGCGCTGCGTGAGTTCTCGGATCTGCTGATCGCGCACGCGCTGGCCGAGGAGTCCAAGGTGTACCCCGCGCTGAAGCGGTACAAGAACATCGACGACGACGAGGTCGAGCACGGCGAGGACGAGCACGACGAGGGCAACCAGGCTCTGCTGGAGCTGCTCCAGGTGGAGGAGATCGGCAGCGACGAGTGGGACGAGAAGCTCGAGGAGCTCGTCGAGGCCGTCACGCACCACGCCGACGAGGAGGAGCGCACGATCCTCAACGGCGCCCGGGAGAACGTGCCGATGGAGCGGCGTGAGGAGCTGGGCGCGGCGTTCCGGGAGGAGCGGGAGCGCCTGCTGAAGTCGGGCTGCGGCTCCGTCGACAACGTCCGCAAGATCGTCGAGTCCTGA
- a CDS encoding SRPBCC family protein, whose amino-acid sequence MSTVKETVDVNVPVRRAYDQWTQFEDFPRFMEGVEEVTQLDDRHNHWTTKIGGVKREFDTEIVDQLVDDRVTWRTIGGETQQRGSVRFEPLDDTRTRVELTMDVEPTGMAEKGADALGLIDRRVKGDLHRFKDYVEGGGSSGGWHGRIRPQDPAAGH is encoded by the coding sequence ATGAGCACGGTCAAGGAGACGGTCGACGTCAACGTCCCCGTCCGCCGGGCCTACGACCAGTGGACGCAGTTCGAGGACTTCCCGCGCTTCATGGAGGGCGTCGAGGAGGTGACGCAGCTCGACGACCGCCACAACCACTGGACCACGAAGATCGGTGGCGTGAAGCGCGAGTTCGACACGGAGATCGTGGACCAGCTCGTCGACGACCGGGTCACCTGGCGGACCATCGGGGGCGAGACGCAGCAGCGCGGCTCCGTCCGCTTCGAGCCGCTGGACGACACCCGCACCCGGGTGGAGCTCACCATGGACGTCGAGCCCACCGGCATGGCGGAGAAGGGCGCGGACGCCCTCGGGCTGATCGACCGGCGGGTCAAGGGGGATCTGCACCGCTTCAAGGACTACGTCGAGGGCGGGGGCAGCTCCGGCGGCTGGCACGGCCGCATCCGTCCGCAGGACCCGGCCGCCGGCCACTGA
- a CDS encoding nucleotidyltransferase domain-containing protein, with the protein MDEISRIAHRLQAVDGVVAVALGGSRARGTHRPDSDVDLGLYYRASLDTTALRGLAAELTGAPVQVTEPGGWGPWVDGGGWLTVDGTHVDWIYRDLDRVHRVWQQCGDGHVEAGVQAGHPFGFSSHTYAGEVALGRVLTDPTGELTALRARIRSSYPRPLRDTLIGQARWEVPFILAAARKGVPRGDAFHVAGCLYRAVGLLVHALHAGAGTWVLNEKDAVRAAGGLPAAPAGFSARAHGLFGTLDAAPDRLAAAVDDAERLAAEVLDNLSER; encoded by the coding sequence ATGGACGAGATCTCCCGCATCGCGCACCGGTTGCAGGCCGTCGACGGCGTCGTCGCGGTCGCCCTCGGAGGCAGTCGCGCCCGCGGCACGCACCGCCCCGACTCGGACGTCGACCTCGGTCTCTACTACCGCGCCTCACTGGACACGACGGCGCTGCGCGGGCTGGCCGCCGAGCTCACCGGGGCCCCGGTGCAGGTGACCGAACCGGGCGGCTGGGGGCCGTGGGTGGACGGCGGCGGGTGGCTGACCGTCGACGGCACACACGTCGACTGGATCTACCGCGACCTCGACCGCGTGCACCGGGTCTGGCAGCAGTGCGGGGACGGACACGTCGAGGCGGGTGTCCAGGCCGGCCACCCGTTCGGCTTCTCCTCCCACACGTACGCCGGCGAGGTGGCCCTCGGCCGCGTCCTCACCGACCCCACCGGCGAACTGACCGCCCTGCGCGCCCGGATCCGCTCCTCGTACCCCCGGCCGCTGCGTGACACGCTGATCGGTCAGGCACGCTGGGAGGTGCCGTTCATCCTGGCCGCCGCCCGCAAGGGCGTGCCCCGGGGCGACGCCTTCCACGTCGCCGGCTGCCTCTACCGCGCGGTCGGACTCCTCGTCCATGCCCTGCACGCCGGGGCAGGGACCTGGGTGCTCAACGAGAAGGACGCCGTCCGCGCCGCGGGTGGGCTTCCCGCCGCCCCGGCCGGTTTCTCCGCCCGCGCCCACGGCCTGTTCGGCACGCTCGACGCGGCCCCGGACCGTCTGGCGGCGGCGGTCGACGACGCGGAACGGCTGGCCGCCGAGGTCCTGGACAACCTCTCCGAGCGGTGA
- a CDS encoding serine hydrolase domain-containing protein codes for MTSTLRRSLLVVAAAGLLSTTVTGAAVAGPPTRSPLQQSLNTLVTEEHYPAALAWTSKNGRTTSLVAGSSRRDRQVPVPHDGQVRAGSNTKTFTAVVVLQLVAEGKVRLDASVERYLPGLVRGEGIDAEAITVRHLLQHTSGLPNYTEHIGLENFENIQHRFFQPHDLLAAALAHPATFEPGTDWEYSNTNYLLAGLLIERVTGRPVQEEIRERVIRKAGLRHTYWPGPGEQTIRGPHPHGYALARLDDDRVVDATVMDPSWGGAAGQLISTPGDLARFSRALLDGRLLPPALLAEMRKTVDAPVLPGWRYGLGVFSVPLSCGGVYWGHGGDIDGYETRGGATDDGRSVGLAVTALPGTFGGDPEESALAVMSAVDTAFCT; via the coding sequence ATGACGTCAACCCTGCGCAGGAGTCTGCTCGTCGTCGCGGCGGCGGGCCTGCTGAGCACCACGGTCACCGGTGCGGCGGTCGCCGGGCCGCCCACCCGCTCGCCCCTCCAGCAGAGCCTCAACACGCTGGTCACGGAGGAGCATTACCCGGCCGCGCTCGCCTGGACGAGCAAGAACGGCCGCACCACATCGCTCGTCGCAGGCTCGTCACGGCGGGACCGCCAGGTGCCGGTCCCGCACGACGGGCAGGTCCGCGCGGGCAGCAACACCAAGACCTTCACGGCGGTCGTTGTCCTGCAACTGGTGGCGGAGGGGAAGGTCCGACTCGACGCCTCCGTCGAGCGGTACCTCCCCGGACTCGTGCGCGGCGAGGGCATCGACGCCGAGGCGATCACCGTGCGGCACCTGCTGCAGCACACCAGCGGGCTCCCCAACTACACCGAGCACATAGGCCTGGAGAACTTCGAGAACATCCAGCACCGGTTCTTCCAGCCGCACGACCTGCTCGCCGCGGCCCTCGCCCACCCCGCGACGTTCGAGCCCGGCACCGACTGGGAGTACAGCAACACCAACTACCTGCTCGCGGGGCTGCTGATCGAGCGGGTGACCGGGCGCCCCGTGCAGGAGGAGATCAGGGAACGGGTGATCAGGAAGGCGGGCCTGCGCCACACCTACTGGCCTGGGCCGGGCGAGCAGACCATCCGCGGACCGCACCCGCACGGATACGCCCTTGCCCGCCTCGACGACGACCGGGTCGTCGACGCGACCGTCATGGACCCGTCCTGGGGCGGCGCGGCCGGACAGCTGATCTCGACCCCCGGCGATCTGGCCCGGTTCTCCCGCGCCCTGCTCGACGGCCGGCTGCTCCCGCCCGCACTGCTGGCGGAGATGCGCAAGACGGTCGACGCCCCGGTGCTGCCGGGGTGGCGCTACGGACTCGGTGTGTTCAGTGTCCCGTTGAGCTGCGGCGGCGTGTACTGGGGTCACGGCGGCGACATCGACGGCTACGAGACGCGGGGCGGCGCCACCGACGACGGCCGTTCCGTCGGGCTGGCGGTGACCGCGCTGCCGGGAACGTTCGGCGGCGACCCGGAGGAGTCGGCCCTGGCGGTGATGTCCGCCGTCGACACGGCCTTCTGCACGTGA
- a CDS encoding helix-turn-helix transcriptional regulator, producing the protein MAETNRELADFLRRARAQVDPSRAGLPPDNRVRRVPGLRREEVALLAGVSTDYYTRLEQGRRITPSPAVVEALGRALGLDAAGKAHLQDLFGITAAATRGPRRPAAVQRLRPGLHQLIDAFDGEPALVLGRRTDILAANRMARVLFADFDRKPRPERNYARWMFLDEAARELFVDWEDQARTAVESLRLEVGRDPQDRATTELIGELRERSAEFDRWWEQHRVHQRTHGSKRLRHPLVGELTVQYETLALPGDPDTTLFVYTCEEGSPSKRALDLLASWTLTCPTADTDAEGEGRAGRS; encoded by the coding sequence GTGGCTGAGACGAACCGTGAACTGGCCGACTTCCTGCGACGGGCTCGGGCGCAGGTCGATCCCTCGCGGGCCGGTCTCCCCCCGGACAACCGGGTCCGCCGGGTGCCGGGGCTGCGCCGGGAGGAGGTCGCCCTGCTCGCCGGGGTGTCCACCGACTACTACACCCGCCTGGAGCAGGGCCGGCGCATCACCCCCTCGCCCGCCGTGGTCGAGGCCCTGGGGCGGGCCCTCGGCCTCGACGCGGCCGGTAAGGCCCACCTCCAGGACCTCTTCGGCATCACCGCGGCCGCCACGCGCGGTCCCCGGCGCCCGGCCGCCGTGCAGCGCCTGCGTCCGGGCCTGCACCAGCTGATCGACGCGTTCGACGGCGAGCCCGCTCTGGTCCTGGGCCGGCGGACGGACATCCTGGCCGCCAACCGCATGGCCCGCGTCCTCTTCGCGGACTTCGACCGCAAGCCCCGGCCCGAGCGGAACTACGCGCGCTGGATGTTCCTCGACGAGGCGGCCCGGGAGCTGTTCGTCGACTGGGAGGACCAGGCCCGCACCGCCGTGGAGAGCCTGCGCCTCGAAGTGGGCCGCGACCCGCAGGACCGGGCGACCACCGAGCTGATCGGGGAACTGCGCGAGCGGAGTGCCGAGTTCGACCGGTGGTGGGAGCAGCACCGGGTGCACCAGCGCACCCACGGCTCCAAGCGGCTGCGGCACCCGCTCGTCGGTGAGCTGACCGTCCAGTACGAGACCCTCGCCCTGCCGGGCGACCCCGACACCACCCTCTTCGTCTACACCTGTGAGGAGGGCTCGCCGTCGAAGCGGGCCCTCGACCTGCTCGCGAGCTGGACCCTCACGTGCCCGACCGCCGACACGGACGCCGAGGGCGAGGGACGCGCCGGCCGGTCCTGA